From the genome of Triticum aestivum cultivar Chinese Spring chromosome 3B, IWGSC CS RefSeq v2.1, whole genome shotgun sequence, one region includes:
- the LOC123064358 gene encoding probable glutathione S-transferase GSTU6 yields MAGGGGDEEVTLLGHWGSAYVTRVRLALHLKGVRYEYVEEDLRNKSDLLLRCNPVHRAVPVLIHNGRPVCESQIILQYIDQAFGPPTLLPADPHERAVARFWAAYADDVLGAPWEKAYRARTEEERAGWMRRVVAATDALERGLSECTDGGKKGCFFGGERVGFVDVVLGGVVPLVHATVEISGDMLFGDAGRTPLLATWLQRFGELDAAKALLPDVDRVVDYVRMIHAKNAAVKASAN; encoded by the coding sequence ATGGCCGGAGGCGGAGGAGACGAGGAGGTGACGCTGCTGGGCCACTGGGGGAGCGCGTACGTGACACGAGTCCGGCTAGCGCTGCACCTCAAGGGCGTGCGGTACGAGTACGTGGAGGAGGACCTGCGCAACAAGAGCGACCTCCTCCTCCGCTGCAACCCCGTCCACCGCGCCGTGCCGGTGCTCATCCACAACGGCCGCCCCGTCTGCGAGTCCCAGATCATCCTCCAGTACATCGACCAGGCCTTCGGACCTCCCACTCTCCTCCCCGCCGACCCGCACGAGCGCGCGGTCGCCCGGTTCTGGGCAGCCTACGCCGACGACGTGCTGGGGGCGCCGTGGGAGAAGGCGTACAGGGCCCGCACCGAGGAGGAGCGGGCCGGGTGGATGAGGCGGGTGGTGGCGGCCACGGACGCGCTGGAGCGGGGGCTGAGCGAGTGCACCGACGGGGGCAAGAAGGGCTGCTTCTTCGGCGGCGAGCGGGTCGGGTTCGTCGACGTCGTGCTGGGCGGCGTTGTCCCGCTGGTGCACGCCACCGTGGAGATCTCCGGGGACATGCTCTTCGGCGACGCCGGGAGGACGCCGCTGCTTGCCACCTGGCTGCAGCGCTTCGGCGAGCTCGACGCCGCCAAGGCGCTCCTGCCGGACGTCGACCGGGTCGTGGACTACGTCAGGATGATACACGCCAAGAACGCCGCTGTCAAGGCTTCTGCGAATTAA